gtaattacttttatatttttgaaataaaacaacacAATTAATATCTAAGAGGCGTccttagatttttctttttttatatagtataattatttaataacccatgaaatcaacttttttttttttttctaggatcaAGGGGTGGTTTTAGTTTCTTAACCTCAATTTCTTACAATGAGGTTAAGGGTGTTatgatctttttataattaaaaaaataaaatggatgatATATGTAAAGCAAACGTCTTTATGTAAAAGGTATCCGTGCCTTTTGGATAATGTGTACAAAGCTTTCCGGTTATTATTGGTAGTCTTTCAAGATAATGTTTAAAGTAGCctgctattctttttttttttttttttttttttttttttttatggggtagCGTGTGTTAGTATCCATTGCATTAACGAGCTTCGATGACAAGTTTTCTTTTGCAACATGAGATATTGCAAATCAAAAGCAATTGCAAGATTAATACAACTAATAtttcatcattaattttattcgACCATTGTAGAACATTTTAGTAGTTTTTATGAAGTTCGTTGATCTTATACAGCAGTGAAATTGCTTTTATATAAATCCAGTTCTTATTTAGTTGATTTCCTGAATAAATTTTGATGGCTCTaattgttaataaatattttagagtATCCTACTTAGAACCGGTGTCACATCCAGAGTGCTGTTATAAAACCCGGTCTAACTTGAGAtagattttatataaacttgatttattttttaatcatggctggtttaatattttttgaaaaaaaaaaaatcaaaacacagaTTGACTCTCTTACTTGTAGATTAACTCACTTGGCATATAACCCGATCCTTGGATTGGATCGACACCTGGATCGAATTTTATAGCTATGATCCGGAGTTTAGTTTACAAATCCAATGAAAAACATGCAACTGTAAGAACATTGCAGTGTAATTCCACTGTGCTGCGCTCATAAGATATAGACAGGTTCTCTTGAAATTATTGCTGTCCAAAtactggattaaattaaaagatcaagaTCTTCAACCTGGGATTTAGAAAAACCACAACATTACAAGCTCAGCATGAAGGGAAAATTAAAGGGGCAGCAAAGGGAGGATCCCATAAAAAGACTGAAAAAACTAATGTTGTTTTGCCTCCATCAAAGGGTCAGAGCAGCATAGGGAAATGTGAATTAGAGCTACTGGTTTTGTTAGGAAACTGAAGAAGTATATCAGGGAAGAAGCAATGCTCATTTGGTGTCCTTAGAGTTTAATGCTGTGTTGTGTTTTGTTTAGTAATGTGGTACTGGTTagagttaatgttttttaaaaatttaaaaactgttatttttagttcttgttttaaattatttttttatatttttagattcttttgatatactaatataaaaaataattttttaaaaataaaaaatattattttaatatttttcaaagcaaaaaacactttaaacctCATCCGTTACCACACTTTTTAATACATTTTGGGTTctgcattttataatttacgAATATTACCCCTATAATCCCCTGTTGTATGaccttatcttttcttaatatttacaTATAGTGGGggtgttttttcttaatttatacaCATAGTAGGGTGTTTGTAGATCCTTTTAAACCATAGCCCTTCATAACTAGTTATGTTTGACCCGGTACCAACACTGTTAAgctaggtcaacttttggatcGACGAGgactcatgggtttttttttcggGTGTTGAAAAACTTTGAGGAAATAGCATCAacgaaattttatttttcttaaaaaaaaaaaatagcatggcttgcaagaaaaaaaaatggagttttgtaatttataaagaggggagagaaaaagaaaagaagaaaaatcattaaatacaTCGAAGTTAGTATAACAATAccattaatatctaaaaaaatatcaacaaaataaatctaatataaaaaaaatcattataaataaaaaaaaccacacgAGTCATTTAATAACAAGTCCTaacagtaaattaaaaaaaaccaccttTAAACAGCTCATATAGCGTCTCTCTTAACTATCTCaactatttttctattttttttttaactgtactctatttctaaaaattgaaaaattaattgtgctaattataatttaaaaagagtgCAACCATGTCGGTGTTACTTTCCTGAATATTTTAACAGTgctatttctaaaaaataaattaacagcTAGGGTCAACGTAAACTCTTAATTTGCCGCACCAACATCTATAATCATCCTTCAGTTTGAGGCAAAGGGCAGGGAGGGGGCCAACTACGAACTTAATGCATCTTGCAACTGATCATCAATCCACCGACAAGGAAAGCTTAGATTTCAAGTTGGGTTCATGCTCTGTTCATTGCTTTGAACAAAATGAGAGCATTGAATAACCAAGAATGAAGATAAACTTCCTAATAATTGCACTTGAGTCTTGTcacaaacttaattaaaaagcggagaaaaaaaatccctaacATATTCATACGGAGTAGGAAATTACTAGAATATCATCATTAACCATAAAAAGCAACAAAGGGGGAAAATGTATCCTAACACAAGCATGATACCCCGCTTTCCATTTATCAAGCAGATAGGTCAACAGTTCCGATGCATTCGGGTAAAATTCTCCCACTCAGAATGAGAAGTGTGAGTTTGTTTCCTGCTAATCTACAATGTTTGCTACATAAACCAGAGAAGGAGAGAAACGGGGCAGAGTTGACGTGCAATGTGCATACAACTTCAAACCTTGCTGAAAATCCCAGGCTTGAAGTAATCAGGCAAGGTCTGCAATTTCGTATTTTGTCAAAGAAGCTCTATGGAAGTCCCAGTGAGCAACTACAGATCTTCTCTGTAATCTGGGTTCTCCTTCAATATGACAAACCCTTCAAGAATGGGAGAAAGAGGAAGATACCTGCAGGAGAAGTAATCGTTAGAGTAGTATCAAACAATAACAGAAAAGCTAATGGTGATTTTGAAGAGAAAATCTCACTTCTCGGTTGCCAATTCAGCCCGATCACCAGCAGCCAGAAGAACTGGCGTTGAGTGGGTCTGGAAACCAGTAATGGTCTTGGGTCTTCCAGCTTGACCAACAACATCAACTGCTTGTCCCACTCGAACAGGTACAGATAAAGGCTTGAGATTCTCATCCACTGTCAACAACATTCTTGGCTGTGgccacaaaaagaaataaactggCAGTAAGAAGCCGGTGATTCAATAGGGAAAAAGGAAGCACATAAGATAGGTCGATGTGTCCAGACTAGAACAAACCTGCATTGCTAAAACAAGGAAGTAGAGGACATAGTGATATTTCCCCAAAATGATGGCCTTCATATCAAGACATGCATGAAGCATGGTTATTAGACCAGCAAGTGCGGTGCTGttgggagaaaataaaataacgcTCATATTCAATCTCATCAAGTAATTCCAGGGAAGtcaattttctataaaaagagatTACTTACGGTGATAGTAAGAAGCGATCAGAGTGATATGGATTGATGGTCAGTAGGCCCTTCCCCAAGTGTACAAGACCTTGGGCAATTCGCACCTGCATAGGCCAAGTGAAATCAGTCAACCAATCTTTGATGAATCCCAACAGCAGAATTACAATACTGAAGACATGTTTAGAAGAAGCATTACGCAGAAAAGAAGGGTGGCATCTTTGTAATAATAGCTGGAAAGATTGCGAAGCATTCCAGCTATGCGAGCATTGTTAGTTCCAGCACCTATCAAACCTAAGGAAAAAACTGCAGCCTGCAGTATTTGAACAAATATAACAACTTTTAGAGGGTTAGCAACAGAATAAAACTTGTACCGTGAACCAAAGCTGGCTCTATCATACCATTGCAACTTCTGAATCTGTATCATGGCTGAGTCTACTTAATGTGTCCATAACATTAACCTGACACATAAATAGGCAaccaaaatgaaataaacaTCTTCAGCAAACAACACCTGTGTATCATTCTCAGAAGCAACTCAATGAGTAAAAATTTGGATCAGTAATCACAAGAAAAactgtttaagaaaaaatatagtacAAGAAAAATATGCCAACTGTTTATTTCCTCAAACTGTGGGCATATAGAAAGAAAGCCATATGCGCAAGTAAAGAGGGATAAAAGTAACTGATTGATTATTATCTTGCTTTTTTTCATCATAGTAGATCTATTGCAAGAGTTTCACCATTTCATAacaggaaataaaaaagaatttacttGGTTTGCTTACACAGCCCTCATAGTTATTTCAATAGTCAGTTAAAATCATCATAGTGTATCATGCAAAATAGGTAAACTTTCAAGTCAATTCAAAGAGATTTTTATACCTTAGGATTTGAAATACAGAGGAGTCCAAGGGCCAAAGGAACTGCTCTACGAATATTCTGCTCCCCATATTGCAACAGATGTTCCAACGAGCGAATTGCCATTTCAAGGCCCAATTCCTCAGCCATTGCTATCATTGCAATCCCAAGCACAGCAGGTCCCTGGTGAGTTTCACTTTTCTCAAGGTGTTCAGCACAATGACCCAGAAGGTTTTGAACCTGCAAGAAAGGCCAGTATCgactaagaaaagaaagactTAATATAACAGCATcattaaatgaattaaataaaatacctTAAGAACATTCCCAGTCCCGGCATAGGCACAGGAAAGCAGTGTCATATCACAATACTTTCTTATTTTCTCATTAAATGTCTTCGACACTTCTGCAGTGGCATCCACTCTTTCctgttgaaaaaaagaaaaacaatggtaATTGAAATTCCAAGAGTGTTCCACAGATTCATTGGAAGACAACATCAGATGCACAATAAATGAAACCCATACAAAATCTGGCAACAATACTAGATATAACAATACATGGAGTTGGGAAGTAATATTGGATTCTATAAGAGTCTCCACGAGTTGCGATTACCTGCTTCCCAAGATATAGGAGACCAAGGCCAAGAGGCAAAAATCGAATAAGGGGCTCCTGCAATTCTGACTCACTCCTGTCCATTAATGCAAGTATAATAGCCTGTGCAACCTCTTCATTGCATGAAGAAACGCAAACCAAGCCCAATGAGATTGCAGAAAATGCTATTACATCAAGTGGAGCTTTTGCATCACTAAGTATCCCGGACAATTTACTGCATATCTGTCAATAACATACGCATAAGAAATCAAATGACAACACACTTGTCAGCCTCTAATCATACGAGAGCACATATTTCGCTCTAATATGACATTCACAGGCTCAAGgataaattttaactaaacaaaTGTTTTATACATTCTTAACCAGAAGGATAATTTAGTGAATCAATAGTAGGTTTGATAAACTGAATACAAGATGGCTAATAAAATACACAGCCAATATCAGGGAGCTACCATTTCTACATCACACCAAGGCAAAAGACAAATTATTTGTCTACTAAAGATAATAACTGTCATGGACTCCATATTAAtcagcaagaaaaagaaagctcaCCTGCTCATTCTGAGTACCAGCATATGCAATTCCCAACCCCATTATAGCACCAATTCGGATAGATGGATCTTCTTTATCAACAAAATCATCAAGAAGTGCCAATGCCtgagaaaagaaattaagtCAAAGAGAGATAATTGATAGGTGACAAATTACGCTTCTCTAGCACAGGAATTAGGAGAACTCACAGGATCACAGTCATTTCTGATACCACAGTTGACAATTCCAACCCCTAGTAGCGCACCGGCAATCACATGGTTGTCGTTGCTGTGGAAATACTTATCAAGTTGAGCAAGCCCAGAGTCCACATCCCACATTAAAATCATACCCTGTTAAGGGTAACATTCATGAGAATTTTGCTGCAGGCAGGTTGAATTCTTAGTAAATCATATAAAGTACAAAAGCATACCAGGCTTGCTGCAGCACTGGTCTTCCCGTGATCTTTATTCTTGAAAAGCCAATTTCCTGAACCACCACTTGAAGAGTCTGTTGGAGGTGTCATTAACTTATCCTGTTACAAATATAAGCAACAAATGTCAGCATAACCAACAAC
This DNA window, taken from Populus alba chromosome 17, ASM523922v2, whole genome shotgun sequence, encodes the following:
- the LOC118049838 gene encoding 26S proteasome non-ATPase regulatory subunit 2 homolog A, with the protein product MAPDLNKASGGSGASKNEAPLKAPPSKKKEEKKDEDLSEEDLALKQQLELYVERVQDPEPGIQKLALESLRQEIRSSTSSMTSVPKPLKFLRAHYGSLKAHYENMAESDLKKYLADILSVLALTMSAEGERESLKYRLLGSEGDIGSWGHEYVRNLAGEIAQEHTKRQTEEASVHDLIELVQQIVAFHMKHNAEPEAVDLLMEVEDLNILSKHVDKTNFKRTCLYLTSAAKYLPGPDDLAVLKIAYEIYLKFGEYASALQIALFLDNSQYIKQVYISCDDPLQKKQFSYILARHGTAFELDDDISADDVDREVLEEIINNTKLTEGYLTLARDIEVMEPKSPEDIYKAHLLDGRASAGASVDSARQNLAATFVNAFLNAGFGQDKLMTPPTDSSSGGSGNWLFKNKDHGKTSAAASLGMILMWDVDSGLAQLDKYFHSNDNHVIAGALLGVGIVNCGIRNDCDPALALLDDFVDKEDPSIRIGAIMGLGIAYAGTQNEQICSKLSGILSDAKAPLDVIAFSAISLGLVCVSSCNEEVAQAIILALMDRSESELQEPLIRFLPLGLGLLYLGKQERVDATAEVSKTFNEKIRKYCDMTLLSCAYAGTGNVLKVQNLLGHCAEHLEKSETHQGPAVLGIAMIAMAEELGLEMAIRSLEHLLQYGEQNIRRAVPLALGLLCISNPKVNVMDTLSRLSHDTDSEVAMAAVFSLGLIGAGTNNARIAGMLRNLSSYYYKDATLLFCVRIAQGLVHLGKGLLTINPYHSDRFLLSPTALAGLITMLHACLDMKAIILGKYHYVLYFLVLAMQPRMLLTVDENLKPLSVPVRVGQAVDVVGQAGRPKTITGFQTHSTPVLLAAGDRAELATEKYLPLSPILEGFVILKENPDYREDL